One window of Bacillus sp. THAF10 genomic DNA carries:
- a CDS encoding Rne/Rng family ribonuclease, translating into MIELIMNLKATEKRIAVKEDDKLVELLLDRPDSHAIEGNIYIGRVVNVLSGMQAAFVDIGQSKHGFIHRDHLCSFQTSTLPKSEKEQKGIGHFVHQGEAILVQVMKEGEGTKGPKLTSLLEFPGTNLVYQPYGKYKAISKKMSDTNRKAWRKHLGEWLTADEGVVLRTSSEGIEPEVVAAELLDLQQQFLQVQQLADAVKKIPSLLLEEDQFVSKLVREIPPHEVKLVEVDDAPTYQLLKKKGYPLRFYQGKENLFKRRGLEQELEKALKKIVWLPSGGYIIIEHTEAMTVIDVNTGKYTGKTTLSDTVLKINKEAAVEIARQLRLRHIGGIIIIDFIDMKKDEERAQVVALMETVVKKDRSKVRVVGFTELNLLQLTRKKIREPLTNLLLAPCTSCEGKGVTFSAKTLAYQLERELLELNSSDAEAVIIEAHSAVAESLSYLPEMKERIALKLYFKESRERGSFQVIFVGSDKDANERLKSL; encoded by the coding sequence TTGATTGAATTAATCATGAATTTAAAAGCTACAGAAAAACGGATTGCCGTTAAAGAGGATGATAAGCTTGTAGAACTTCTTCTCGATCGGCCCGATTCTCATGCAATAGAAGGTAATATTTATATCGGTCGCGTTGTGAATGTGCTTAGTGGCATGCAAGCTGCATTTGTCGATATTGGACAAAGTAAGCATGGCTTCATTCACCGCGACCATTTGTGTTCCTTTCAAACCTCCACCCTCCCAAAATCAGAAAAAGAACAAAAGGGAATTGGTCATTTTGTTCATCAAGGGGAGGCCATTCTTGTTCAGGTAATGAAAGAAGGAGAAGGGACAAAGGGGCCAAAGCTAACAAGTTTACTTGAATTTCCTGGTACTAACCTCGTCTACCAGCCTTATGGAAAATATAAAGCCATATCGAAAAAGATGTCCGACACCAATAGAAAAGCGTGGCGTAAGCACTTAGGAGAATGGCTGACAGCAGATGAAGGAGTGGTACTGCGAACATCAAGTGAGGGAATAGAACCAGAAGTGGTAGCAGCGGAATTGTTGGATTTGCAGCAGCAATTTCTACAAGTACAGCAGCTAGCAGACGCAGTGAAAAAAATTCCTTCCTTATTATTAGAAGAAGACCAGTTTGTCTCAAAATTAGTTCGTGAAATTCCTCCGCATGAAGTTAAACTTGTAGAAGTAGATGATGCACCAACCTACCAGCTTTTGAAAAAGAAAGGCTATCCTCTCCGTTTTTATCAAGGAAAGGAAAATCTTTTTAAAAGAAGAGGGTTGGAGCAGGAGCTGGAAAAAGCGCTCAAGAAAATTGTCTGGCTCCCAAGCGGAGGCTACATCATCATCGAACACACCGAAGCTATGACGGTCATCGATGTGAATACCGGTAAATATACAGGGAAGACGACTCTGTCTGACACGGTTCTAAAAATAAACAAGGAAGCTGCCGTTGAAATTGCAAGGCAGCTCCGCTTACGTCATATAGGTGGCATCATTATCATTGATTTTATTGATATGAAAAAGGATGAGGAACGTGCGCAAGTAGTCGCCCTCATGGAAACAGTGGTTAAAAAAGACAGATCGAAAGTAAGAGTTGTTGGTTTTACGGAACTAAACCTCCTGCAACTAACACGAAAAAAAATCAGGGAACCTTTGACCAACCTGCTGCTAGCTCCCTGTACTAGCTGTGAAGGAAAAGGAGTGACATTTTCTGCTAAAACGCTCGCTTACCAGCTAGAAAGAGAATTACTCGAACTGAACAGCAGTGATGCGGAGGCTGTCATTATTGAAGCTCATTCAGCAGTAGCAGAAAGTCTTTCCTATTTGCCAGAAATGAAGGAACGAATAGCCCTTAAGCTTTATTTTAAAGAATCGCGTGAAAGGGGCTCCTTTCAAGTTATTTTTGTTGGGTCAGATAAAGATGCAAATGAACGTTT
- a CDS encoding M50 family metallopeptidase — MKNKWLQLLQKIHIHPLMWFLAGLAILTANFRELILLFAIVLIHELGHGFAATYYNWRIKQVLLLPFGGVAETEEHGNRPLKEELIVTLAGPLQHVWMAAGGYLLFKLGFISAGSWELFATFNMMILLVNLLPIWPLDGGKVMGLLFSRFSAYREAQEHTLKASFLFLALFLAVYLIIDPLHINFWIITVFLFLTLYKEWKQRHFVFMRFLMERYYGKSASFHSITPIIVDEKEKIHTVLQKFKRNCKHNIIVMKGTEKQPPLDENELLHAYFKEKLTTIDIGDMLYSY, encoded by the coding sequence TTGAAGAATAAATGGCTGCAGCTACTTCAAAAAATCCATATTCATCCCCTTATGTGGTTTTTGGCAGGACTAGCTATTCTGACAGCCAATTTCCGAGAGCTTATATTGTTATTTGCTATCGTCCTTATTCACGAATTAGGACACGGATTCGCAGCGACGTACTATAACTGGCGAATAAAGCAGGTGCTTTTGCTTCCTTTTGGCGGGGTGGCAGAAACAGAGGAGCATGGAAACCGGCCATTAAAAGAAGAGCTAATTGTCACACTGGCTGGTCCGCTTCAGCATGTGTGGATGGCTGCAGGTGGCTATCTGCTCTTTAAGCTTGGCTTTATATCGGCGGGAAGCTGGGAGCTTTTTGCTACTTTTAATATGATGATCCTACTTGTTAATCTTTTGCCAATTTGGCCGCTTGATGGGGGAAAGGTGATGGGACTACTCTTTAGCAGGTTTTCGGCCTACCGGGAGGCACAAGAACATACGCTAAAGGCTTCGTTCCTTTTTTTGGCCCTTTTTCTTGCGGTGTATCTGATCATTGATCCACTGCATATCAATTTTTGGATTATTACTGTGTTTTTGTTTCTGACATTATATAAGGAATGGAAGCAGCGGCATTTTGTTTTTATGCGTTTTTTAATGGAAAGATACTACGGGAAAAGTGCTTCCTTCCACTCCATCACCCCTATAATTGTCGATGAAAAAGAAAAAATCCACACCGTCCTGCAAAAATTTAAGCGAAATTGTAAGCATAACATCATCGTCATGAAAGGAACGGAAAAGCAGCCCCCGCTTGATGAAAATGAACTATTGCACGCGTATTTTAAGGAGAAGTTGACGACCATTGACATTGGCGATATGCTTTATTCATACTAA
- a CDS encoding M23 family metallopeptidase, with amino-acid sequence MNERLAEMRRRAAKRKRERGHQLPKRNKTISSIVKDEERYGGSSFTSFEGGPDENKHHPLFSKGHFLFKILASAILVLVVAILFQKPAGGVLVKPQQFVTNTMEESFQFAAFTEWYEEKFGGSLALLPLPESKDDPSNNPDFVMPASGRVFESFEANGQGVMVETLAHSNVEAMRKGNVTFVGNKPDTGKTVIIQHADKSYSWYGHLGEVQVKLYDFVETGNVIGKTTILEDGSKGMFYFAIQKDNEFIDPMQVISFEE; translated from the coding sequence ATGAATGAGCGGTTAGCGGAAATGAGGAGACGGGCGGCTAAGCGTAAGAGGGAGCGAGGGCATCAGCTTCCAAAACGCAATAAGACGATATCCTCTATCGTGAAGGATGAAGAGCGGTATGGTGGGTCAAGCTTTACTTCCTTTGAAGGTGGTCCGGATGAAAATAAGCATCATCCACTATTTAGTAAGGGGCATTTTCTCTTTAAAATTTTGGCCTCCGCCATTCTCGTGTTAGTGGTTGCAATCTTGTTTCAAAAGCCTGCCGGGGGAGTGCTAGTGAAGCCTCAACAATTTGTGACGAATACGATGGAAGAAAGCTTTCAATTTGCGGCCTTTACCGAGTGGTATGAGGAGAAGTTCGGCGGTTCCTTGGCACTCCTTCCATTACCAGAATCAAAGGACGATCCAAGTAATAACCCTGATTTTGTCATGCCTGCGTCAGGCAGAGTATTTGAGAGCTTTGAAGCGAACGGGCAGGGTGTAATGGTAGAAACCCTCGCGCATTCAAACGTAGAAGCAATGAGGAAAGGAAATGTAACGTTTGTTGGGAACAAGCCTGATACAGGAAAAACAGTCATCATTCAGCATGCTGATAAAAGCTATAGCTGGTACGGTCATCTAGGGGAAGTTCAAGTGAAACTTTATGATTTTGTGGAAACGGGGAATGTTATTGGCAAAACTACCATTTTAGAGGATGGTTCGAAAGGGATGTTTTACTTTGCGATTCAAAAGGATAATGAGTTTATTGACCCAATGCAGGTGATTTCCTTTGAAGAATAA
- the minD gene encoding septum site-determining protein MinD — protein MGEAIVITSGKGGVGKTTTSANIGTALALQGKRVCLVDTDIGLRNLDVVMGLENRIIYDLVDVVDGRCKTHQALINDKRFECLKLLPAAQTSDKSAVKPEQMKKLIMELKQDYDYIIIDCPAGIEQGFQNAIAGADQAIVVTTPEVSSVRDADRIIGLLEKEEHIKAPRLIVNRIRNHMMKNGEMLDVDEIVSILAIDIIGIVADDDSVIRASNSGEPIVMDPNSKASLAYRNIARRILGESVPLQSLEDEPKGFMYQVKKFFGVR, from the coding sequence GTGGGAGAGGCTATTGTAATCACTTCTGGTAAAGGTGGAGTCGGAAAGACCACCACTTCTGCAAATATTGGAACGGCTCTTGCCTTACAAGGGAAAAGAGTATGTTTAGTAGATACAGATATTGGACTTAGAAATTTAGATGTTGTCATGGGACTTGAAAACCGTATCATCTATGACCTTGTCGACGTTGTGGACGGACGTTGCAAAACACATCAAGCTCTAATAAATGATAAACGTTTTGAATGTCTAAAGCTCTTACCAGCTGCCCAAACAAGTGATAAATCTGCGGTAAAGCCAGAGCAAATGAAAAAACTGATCATGGAATTAAAGCAAGACTATGATTATATTATTATCGATTGCCCAGCTGGAATTGAGCAGGGCTTTCAAAATGCGATAGCTGGTGCCGACCAAGCAATTGTGGTCACTACACCGGAAGTATCCTCTGTCCGTGATGCAGACCGAATTATCGGTTTGCTTGAAAAAGAGGAGCATATCAAAGCTCCACGACTCATCGTAAACCGAATTCGAAATCATATGATGAAAAACGGCGAAATGCTAGACGTGGACGAAATTGTCTCCATTTTAGCCATCGACATCATCGGAATTGTCGCTGATGACGATAGTGTCATCCGTGCATCTAACAGCGGCGAACCAATTGTTATGGACCCAAACAGCAAAGCGTCCCTCGCCTACCGCAACATCGCAAGACGTATTCTAGGCGAATCCGTGCCTTTGCAATCACTTGAAGATGAGCCAAAAGGCTTTATGTATCAGGTGAAAAAGTTTTTTGGGGTTAGGTAA
- the minC gene encoding septum site-determining protein MinC, with protein MSNYILVEVNVVNRQKQQYVTIKGTKEGLTLHLDDTCSFQELLAEIDAKLTSNKDPEETPLIGVRLKVGNRFLTKKQEEKLRDVIRSKKNFLVENIESNVVTKEQAFQWNKQTEIVPVAKMIRSGQVLEVEGDLLLIGDINPGGTVKAGGNIFVLGALRGNAYAGLQGKQDAVIAASLMKPTLLSINETINRAPDITEQLESSHEMECAYIDEEEQIVIDRLQVLSHLRPMLTRLERRM; from the coding sequence ATGTCGAATTATATACTTGTTGAGGTGAACGTCGTGAATAGACAAAAACAACAGTATGTAACCATAAAAGGAACAAAAGAGGGGTTAACCCTGCATCTCGATGATACATGCTCATTTCAAGAGCTTTTAGCTGAAATAGATGCAAAACTAACATCGAATAAAGATCCTGAAGAAACACCTCTAATAGGGGTGCGACTAAAGGTTGGTAATCGTTTTTTAACGAAAAAACAAGAAGAAAAACTACGAGATGTTATTCGCAGTAAAAAGAATTTCCTTGTCGAAAACATCGAAAGCAATGTTGTTACAAAGGAACAAGCCTTTCAGTGGAATAAACAAACAGAAATTGTCCCTGTCGCGAAAATGATTCGCTCAGGTCAAGTGCTAGAGGTAGAAGGAGATCTTCTGCTAATAGGTGATATTAACCCTGGAGGTACGGTGAAAGCCGGCGGGAACATTTTCGTTCTTGGAGCACTGCGTGGAAATGCCTATGCAGGCCTTCAAGGAAAACAGGATGCGGTAATTGCCGCAAGCCTAATGAAACCAACCTTACTTTCCATCAACGAAACCATTAATCGTGCTCCTGACATTACCGAACAGCTAGAAAGTTCGCATGAAATGGAATGTGCCTATATTGATGAGGAAGAACAGATTGTTATAGACCGCTTACAAGTACTTTCACATCTTAGACCGATGTTAACACGGCTTGAAAGGAGAATGTAA
- the mreD gene encoding rod shape-determining protein MreD encodes MRKYVLPALLLFCFIMESMTVDFFGIRTLHEDWIIVPRFMLIIIVLCSIYTSPYVGFICAILFGFLYDVVYTEILGVYLFAFGISVYVVAVILRLVNTNFFLSFLMVLVGIIVTEHIVYGIHSLIGTTLLTHTEFLTTRLLPTLGFNAIIALVLLFPIKLFMERLAIEQKDEL; translated from the coding sequence GTGAGGAAATACGTCTTACCGGCCCTGCTTCTCTTCTGTTTTATTATGGAAAGCATGACAGTGGATTTTTTTGGCATCCGTACGTTGCATGAGGATTGGATTATTGTACCGAGATTTATGCTCATCATCATTGTACTCTGTTCAATCTACACAAGTCCTTATGTTGGGTTTATCTGTGCCATTTTGTTTGGCTTTTTATATGACGTGGTCTATACAGAAATCCTCGGTGTTTACTTATTTGCATTTGGAATCTCCGTTTATGTTGTTGCGGTAATCCTGCGCTTAGTGAATACTAACTTTTTTCTATCGTTTCTAATGGTACTAGTAGGGATAATAGTTACAGAGCATATTGTCTATGGAATTCATTCCTTAATTGGTACTACCTTATTAACCCATACCGAATTTTTGACAACTAGGCTGTTGCCAACACTAGGCTTTAATGCCATTATTGCACTTGTCCTATTATTTCCTATTAAACTTTTCATGGAACGCTTGGCAATTGAACAAAAAGACGAACTCTAA
- the mreC gene encoding rod shape-determining protein MreC, which produces MPQFFLNKRLIILLVSLIILVALIGFSLRERDDLTWPEQFVKDSTGFVQSIFYRPAHFVAGFFDNVGYLKDTYEENKLLRARLEEYALLETKVQKLEKENEEFRELVGELDSLRDYEAKPATVIARNPDQWVEQVTVNKGKQNGVEKDMAVVTSAGLIGKVKQANAFTSTVQLLSSLDPKNRISAYIQGDEEIFGLIEGYDQEKGALLLKRIPHQAEVKEGEKVLSSGLGGVFPQGLMIGEVIEVVADEYGLTQTAYVKPAADFYNISHVIIVERALIQQEEAPEDTTEEGGSE; this is translated from the coding sequence ATGCCACAATTTTTCCTCAATAAAAGATTAATCATTTTGTTGGTGAGCTTAATTATTCTAGTGGCATTGATTGGTTTTTCTTTGAGAGAACGGGACGATTTGACATGGCCTGAGCAGTTTGTAAAAGACTCCACAGGCTTTGTTCAATCTATCTTTTATAGACCCGCACATTTTGTCGCGGGTTTCTTTGATAATGTAGGTTATTTAAAAGATACGTATGAAGAGAATAAACTACTGCGCGCCAGACTAGAAGAATATGCTCTTTTAGAAACAAAAGTTCAAAAGCTAGAAAAGGAAAACGAAGAGTTCCGAGAGCTTGTCGGAGAACTTGATTCGCTTCGTGACTATGAAGCAAAACCAGCTACCGTTATTGCTAGAAACCCTGATCAATGGGTAGAACAGGTGACTGTCAACAAAGGAAAGCAAAACGGCGTGGAAAAAGACATGGCCGTTGTAACGTCAGCAGGACTTATTGGGAAAGTAAAACAAGCCAATGCCTTTACTTCTACTGTTCAGTTATTAAGCTCACTCGATCCTAAAAATCGTATATCTGCATACATACAAGGAGATGAAGAGATTTTTGGATTAATAGAGGGCTACGACCAAGAAAAAGGGGCCCTCCTATTAAAACGTATTCCTCACCAGGCGGAAGTGAAAGAAGGAGAAAAGGTTCTCTCCTCTGGACTTGGTGGTGTGTTTCCACAAGGTTTAATGATTGGAGAAGTAATCGAAGTTGTTGCAGATGAATATGGCCTAACCCAAACGGCATATGTGAAGCCAGCAGCTGACTTTTATAATATCAGCCATGTGATCATCGTAGAAAGAGCATTAATACAACAGGAGGAAGCACCTGAAGACACAACAGAAGAGGGGGGCTCGGAGTGA